One Ahaetulla prasina isolate Xishuangbanna chromosome 1, ASM2864084v1, whole genome shotgun sequence DNA window includes the following coding sequences:
- the WIPF1 gene encoding WAS/WASL-interacting protein family member 1, whose protein sequence is MPVPPPPAPPPPPTFSQAHVEKPSLNKSEQAGRNALLSDISKGKKLKKAVTNDRSAPILDKPKGPGGGGGGNSGFSSGSGGSSNSGNSYGGGGPPGLGGLFQAGMPRLRSTNRDNDSAGNKAPVFPPGGRATSAKPFSPSGGVGRFPGPSGLRAPAPEPQRNRMPPSRPDFGARPDTGAPPVPNTPRPIPSSLYNRGPPPVPGASRQASLGLTPPPFPGNRNSGPGGFIRQSSPVSTPSPFSNRPPLPPVPGRPTEDKTPPPLPPSGNRPSFGREASLPPPPPQNHKPPIPSTPRPPAGSQVPPPLPPSRPGPPPVPSASGGNDEMPRLPQRNLSLGPSQPPCLPGSNRSGPPLPPPVERPPPPVRDPPSRSGSFPPPPPPLIRNGSTSRALPAAPQLPSRGGFEKPRGGAVPPPPPDRPGSGAPPPPPPPLNSSALRNGFQDSSCDDEWESRFSFHPLSDLPPPEPYVPMNKSYPSKLVKNDNRSGSSRRERGAPPLPPIPR, encoded by the exons ATGCCTGTTCCGCCTCCTCCAGCTCCGCCCCCTCCGCCAACATTTTCGCAG GCACACGTAGAGAAGCCTAGTTTGAATAAATCAGAGCAGGCAGGACGAAATGCTTTATTGTCGGATATTTCCAAAGGGAAAAAGCTGAAGAAGGCTGTTACCAATGATAGGAGCGCCCCAATTCTTGATA AACCAAAAGGGCCAGGTGGTGGCGGAGGTGGCAACTCTGGTTTCTCCAgtggtagcggtggcagcagtAACAGCGGTAATAGTTATGGTGGCGGTGGACCTCCTGGCTTAGGAGGATTGTTCCAAGCAGGGATGCCAAGACTTAGATCTACAAACAGAGATAATG ACTCTGCAGGAAATAAAGCCCCAGTATTTCCACCAGGAGGACGAGCAACATCTGCAAAGCCTTTTTCACCTTCAGGTGGAGTAGGCAGATTTCCGGGCCCTTCTGGATTAAGAGCtccagctccagagccacagagaAACCGAATGCCTCCCTCAAGACCTGACTTTGGTGCCAGGCCTGACACTGGTGCTCCTCCTGTGCCAAATACTCCAAGACCTATTCCATCTAGTCTGTACAACAGGGGACCACCCCCAGTGCCTGGGGCCAGCAGACAAGCAAGCTTAGGGCTTACTCCTCCACCTTTCCCAGGTAATAGGAATTCAGGGCCCGGAGGATTCATTCGACAATCATCACCAGTTAGTACTCCTTCTCCCTTCTCAAACAGGCCTCCTCTCCCTCCAGTACCAGGTAGGCCAACAGAAGATAAGACACCTCCACCATTACCTCCAAGTGGAAACAGGCCATCTTTTGGCAGGGAGGCTTCTCTgccacctcccccaccccaaaaccacaagcCACCAATTCCTTCCACACCACGGCCACCTGCAGGATCTCAggtacctcctcctcttcccccaagTCGGCCAGGCCCTCCTCCAGTTCCATCGGCATCTGGCGGAAATGATGAAATGCCACGGCTTCCTCAAAGGAACCTATCGCTAGGCCCTTCTCAACCTCCATGTCTGCCTGGCTCCAATCGTTCTGGACCTCCACTTCCTCCCCCAGTTGAGAGACCACCGCCTCCTGTAAGGGACCCGCCTAGCAGATCAG GATCTTTCCCTCCACCCCCACCTCCGCTAATCAGAAATGGAAGTACTTCCAGGGCACTGCCAGCTGCTCCCCAGCTTCCCTCAAGAGGAGGATTTGAGAAACCCAGAGGTGGGGCTGTGCCCCCACCTCCTCCCGACAGGCCAGGTTCTGgagcacccccaccccctcctccaCCACTCAACTCATCTGCTCTCCGAAATGGCTTCCAGGATTCATCCTGTGATG ATGAATGGGAAAGCAGATTTTCCTTCCATCCTCTGTCTGACTTGCCACCACCAGAACCATATGTGCCCATGAACAAGAGTTATCCTAGTAAATTGGTAAAAAATGACAACAGAa gTGGATCCAGTCGCAGAGAAAGAGGTGCTCCACCACTTCCGCCCATCCCACGGTGA